Within the Mycobacterium gordonae genome, the region CCGCCCGTGACCGCGGCAGCCGGTTCGCCGACACGGCGGTGACCCGTGGCAACGAGTTGGCGGAGACGGCGCGCGACCGCCTCGACGACCAGCTCAGCACCACGCGCAAGCGCTGGGGACGCTAGGCGGTTCTGGCCAGGAAGGCATCGATGACGGCGTTCACATCGCGGTCGTCGATGTCGATAACGCTGCCGGGTTCGTCGGCGCCGAGCGGCTCCTGTGTGTCGAGTTGCGTCTGGAGCAGAGTCGCTGGCATGAAATGACCGGGCCTGGCGGCCAGGCGGGCGGCGATGAGTTCGGGTCGACCCCGCAGCTGCAGGAACTGCGCTGACGGGCTGTAGCGGCGCAGCACGTCCCGGTATGCGCGTTTGAGCGCTGAGCAACTCAGCACTCCGTCGGGGTGCGCTGCCAGCCACTGGCCGACCGCGGCCAACCAGGGGTAACGGTCGTCGTCAGTCAGGGGTTGGCCGGAGGCCATCTTCGCGATGCTGGCGGGCGGGTGCAAATGGTCGGCGTCCTCGAAAGGCACGCGCAACCGCCGGGCCAGCGCGGCGCCGACGGTTGACTTGCCCGACCCGGACACCCCGATCACCACGACTGCGCCGCGCGAGCTCACCGAGGTTCGACTTGACTGCGATTCCATTCCATCCAGCCGGTGCCGGTTCGGCCGTCGGTGGTGGTGACGTCGACCCACGCGCGCGGAAAGTGGCTCACCCGCCCGTCCGCGCCGACCAGCCGGACCGGTGCGTGCGCACGAATCCGCACGTCCGCGGTGATCTCGGCGGGAATGAGTTCCAGCGTCTGGTTCTCAGGTAAACCGTTGGCGCCGAAGGCTTCCCGAATGTCCACCGTCGTCAGATCGATGATCTTGCCGGCGCCGTCCTGCGCATAACCGATACTGAACGCCGGGGTGTTCGGAATCTGGATCCGCACACCGTGCAGATGAGTTCCGCCCTGAAGGTGCAACGCGGTCCACATCCAGTCCATCGACCACCAGTCCCGCACGCCCCAGGAGTGATCGCGTTGCCCGGGCACCGAATTGATCTGGTAGCGAGCATGTTTGACGGTAACGGTGCCCGAGACGGCACACGGGATCTCATAGCGCGTGGTCAGCCGGTACTGGTAGGGGATGCCGCCGGTGGTCCACACCAGGTTCATCGCGAGATCGACCGGCTCGCCCGCCGCGCCCCGCAGCAGGGCCGAAGGGTCTTGGTAGGACTGGCCTTTGGCCTTGATATCGACCCGGTAGGTCCGTAGCGGCGACTCACTGTGGTGAGCGAGTTGCAGGCCGTCAGCCTGCGCCGTCCAGGCATCCGGCGGCATCGGTATCTGGTAGTCGACGACGACGGTGGGCTCGTCGGGTCCGCACACCAGCGCGTGTATCCACGCCATCTGCTGGTTCGGTATCAGCCCGATGCGGAACCAGCCGCCCAATCCTTCTGCGGCATCGACGAAGTCGGCGTACCAGCTTTCGCTCCACAGCGGCTCGTCGGTGGGCGGGTGAGCTCCTTCGTCCTCCGGCACCGGCCGCAGCGGCTCCGGGGCGGCGGCGTCCGGCAGAATAGCCAGCGCGTCAATATCCAGCACATGCTGGCAGTGCCGCTCCAGCATCGTCATGAACAACCGGTCACCCCGGTCGGTACGCTCGACCAGCATCGACGAGACGATCGCCATCATCACCCCGAAGAAGCTCTGGTGCCGCACCCCGTCACGGACATCGGAGACGCTCACCGGAGCCTGCGGCCCGAGCGCCTCGTGGTAGGCCTGCAACAACCCCTCGTACTGTTCGCGGCGCTCCGCAGCCGGCAGGGCGCAGCCCACGAAGTAGGCGAGGTCGGTGAACGCTGGGCCCCAGGAGACCGTCTGCCAGTCCACCACGGTGAGCGCCCGGGTGGCGCCCGGGGCCCCGAACAGCAGGTTGTCCAGGCGGTAGTCCCCGTGCACCAAGCCCTGGATGCCGCCGCGGGTGGCCTCCTCAGCCAGGTACCCGTCGAATGCGGATACCAGGCGCTCGCAGACGGCGAGGTGCGCCGGCGCGATGTGATCGGCGTACCGCTCGATGAAAGCGGTGTACAGCGGTGTGATCATCGCCTGATTGAGCGGTGATTCCCGATTCAGCCACGGCATGTCAGCGAACGCCATGTCGCCTAACAGGGGGCCGTGCAGCCGACCCAGCCCGGTGACCCCGAGGAAAGCCTGTTCGGTTGTAGCGCCGGCGATTTCGTCGCCCACCGTGGCAAGCCCGGCGTCATCGAGCAGCAGGTCGAACACGCCGGTGGAGACGTTGATGGCGGCGTGATAACACGGCGCGACCGCCCCGCCCAGGCGCGGGGCGATGTCGTGGTAGAAGCGGACTTCGCGCTCGTAGAGGCCGAGCGCCAGTCCCGTCTGCCGGCTCACCGGATCGGTCGCGGCGACCTTCAGGACCACCGACGACGGGCGGGGCTTGGTTTCCGGTTCGCTGTACGTCAACCCGATGCGGTAGCACTCGCTCATCTGGCCGGTGCCGATGCGCTCGGCGGTGAACTGCGAAATTGCGCCGGCGCGAACGGTGGCGGTCAGCCACTCGGGGGTGAGGTCGCTGGGCCGCTCGATGGCTTGGTCGGTGTTGGAAACCATGGGGTCAGCGTGCCAGGTCAGCGTGCGAGGGTGAAGCCGTCCCAGGCCAATCGGCGATGATGGTGCGGGTCGAACTCGATGCGCGACTTGCGATCGAAGACCATTACCGCACGTTCGTCGTGGGTGTAGACCGGCCAGTCCTCACCCGGCACGCCAGACCTGCTGAACGACCGCCACCGTCGTTGCACGTCGTTGCTGACCCGCAGCGCGGGACCCCGGTCGGCCGCCGCGGTCAGCAGTGCCCCGAACCGGGTCCGGTAGATGTCGAAAACCGCGAAGAGTTCGGTCGCGTGGGTGGCGCCGAAGCCCGACCACTGCAGTGTCCGCGGGGCATAGTCGTAGCGGTACAGGTAGGTGGGAGCGTGGTGGGTGTGGGCCTCGGCGATTTGCCAGGCCGCCGTGCTGAATGCGAAATCGCCACCCAGCTGGATGCATGCCTCCGGTTTGGGATACTTCGGGTAGGCGGCGGTAATACGTTCGCGCGCAGCCGGTTCCACTTCGGCCAGCAGCGCTTCGACCATAGTCTTGTTGGTCGGCAGCATGCCTAGGAAACGGGTGAACAGACGCCCCTCTTCGGCATTGGTCCCCACGATGAGCGGTACCTGATGCGCCCGCCCGGAACGCATCGCCTCGACGGGATCGATCGGCACCACGTCGTCGCCGAAAACGGGACCGATCGGGAAGGCGCCCAGCCGTTTCTGCATGCCCTGGTCGATCAGCCGGTGCTGGGCCTGGATCAGTTGGGCCGCCGACGCCCGCATGACCGCGTTGGCGGCGTCCCTGCTGCGCGCGCCGAGCAGTTCGGCGAAGCGCGTGGCGAATTCGGCGGCCACTTCCGTCGAACGCGTCATCCCGGCCGCCGGACTTTCCGAAATCGCCCGGTGGAATAACCCCGCCGCCTCGGGCACGGCCAGCAGCGTGGCCGTAATGTGCGCGCCGGCGCTCTCGCCGAAGATGGTGACGTTGCCGGGGTCGCCGCCGAAATTGGCGATGTTGTCCTTCACCCAGCGCAGCGCCATCACCAGGTCGCGCAGGTAGAGGTTGCCGTCGATGGTGACGTCCTGGGTCGACAGCGACGACAGGTCCAGGCAACCGAGCGCGCCCAACCGGTAGTTGACCGACACGTAGACGCAGCCACGGCGGGCCAGCGCGGCGCCGTCGTAGAGTGGCGTCGCCGAACTGCCCAGGATGTAGCCACCACCGTGGATGAAGACCATGACCGGCATAGGCTCGGATGCGCCGGCTTCGGGTGTCACGACGTTGAGGGTCAGGCAGTCTTCGCTCATAGGCTGATAGCGACCCACCCCGAGCATGGTGTAGCGGCGCTGCTGCGGCGCGCAGTTGGCGAAACCGTGGCAGTGCCGCACCCCTGACCAGGGCTGGACGGGCTGCGGCGCACGGTAGCGCAATGGGCCCACCGGCGGCCTGGCATAGGGGATCGAACGCCAGCGATTGACCCCGTCGCGGGTGAAGCCTTCGACGGTACCGGCGGTGGTGCGGGCGCGGACGATGCGCTCATGCATACTTCGACGTTAACCGACGCACCGAGGGGACGGCGCGCGCAGCGCCTGAAAGCGGTGTACGGCGGCTAGCCTGACGGGATGCGGATCGCCGCGCTCGTCGCAATCCCGTTACTGTTTGCCGGGTGCGCGCACATTGGTGGCAACAATTCTGGGCACCCGACCGCCACTCAGACGGCGCCGCCAT harbors:
- a CDS encoding gluconokinase — translated: MESQSSRTSVSSRGAVVVIGVSGSGKSTVGAALARRLRVPFEDADHLHPPASIAKMASGQPLTDDDRYPWLAAVGQWLAAHPDGVLSCSALKRAYRDVLRRYSPSAQFLQLRGRPELIAARLAARPGHFMPATLLQTQLDTQEPLGADEPGSVIDIDDRDVNAVIDAFLARTA
- a CDS encoding carboxylesterase/lipase family protein — its product is MHERIVRARTTAGTVEGFTRDGVNRWRSIPYARPPVGPLRYRAPQPVQPWSGVRHCHGFANCAPQQRRYTMLGVGRYQPMSEDCLTLNVVTPEAGASEPMPVMVFIHGGGYILGSSATPLYDGAALARRGCVYVSVNYRLGALGCLDLSSLSTQDVTIDGNLYLRDLVMALRWVKDNIANFGGDPGNVTIFGESAGAHITATLLAVPEAAGLFHRAISESPAAGMTRSTEVAAEFATRFAELLGARSRDAANAVMRASAAQLIQAQHRLIDQGMQKRLGAFPIGPVFGDDVVPIDPVEAMRSGRAHQVPLIVGTNAEEGRLFTRFLGMLPTNKTMVEALLAEVEPAARERITAAYPKYPKPEACIQLGGDFAFSTAAWQIAEAHTHHAPTYLYRYDYAPRTLQWSGFGATHATELFAVFDIYRTRFGALLTAAADRGPALRVSNDVQRRWRSFSRSGVPGEDWPVYTHDERAVMVFDRKSRIEFDPHHHRRLAWDGFTLAR
- a CDS encoding DUF7064 domain-containing protein, whose protein sequence is MVSNTDQAIERPSDLTPEWLTATVRAGAISQFTAERIGTGQMSECYRIGLTYSEPETKPRPSSVVLKVAATDPVSRQTGLALGLYEREVRFYHDIAPRLGGAVAPCYHAAINVSTGVFDLLLDDAGLATVGDEIAGATTEQAFLGVTGLGRLHGPLLGDMAFADMPWLNRESPLNQAMITPLYTAFIERYADHIAPAHLAVCERLVSAFDGYLAEEATRGGIQGLVHGDYRLDNLLFGAPGATRALTVVDWQTVSWGPAFTDLAYFVGCALPAAERREQYEGLLQAYHEALGPQAPVSVSDVRDGVRHQSFFGVMMAIVSSMLVERTDRGDRLFMTMLERHCQHVLDIDALAILPDAAAPEPLRPVPEDEGAHPPTDEPLWSESWYADFVDAAEGLGGWFRIGLIPNQQMAWIHALVCGPDEPTVVVDYQIPMPPDAWTAQADGLQLAHHSESPLRTYRVDIKAKGQSYQDPSALLRGAAGEPVDLAMNLVWTTGGIPYQYRLTTRYEIPCAVSGTVTVKHARYQINSVPGQRDHSWGVRDWWSMDWMWTALHLQGGTHLHGVRIQIPNTPAFSIGYAQDGAGKIIDLTTVDIREAFGANGLPENQTLELIPAEITADVRIRAHAPVRLVGADGRVSHFPRAWVDVTTTDGRTGTGWMEWNRSQVEPR